In Prunus dulcis chromosome 1, ALMONDv2, whole genome shotgun sequence, the following are encoded in one genomic region:
- the LOC117620723 gene encoding glutathione S-transferase TCHQD, which translates to MQLYHHPFSLDSQRVRLALEEKGIDYTSFHVNPVTGKNMDASFFRMNSTAKLPVFQNGGHVIFDTIEIIQYLEKIAKVSSGDENIPLSSSEVIEWMHKIQKWNPKFFTLCHIPEKHRRYVSKFLRQVLIARMAETSDLAADYHKKLKEAYETEEKLKNPDVLKQDKEHLIRLLDEVETQLNETAYLAGKEFSMADVMLIPVLARLVILNLEDEYIGGRPNMAKYWIMVQQRPSYKKVIGKHFCGWRKHKTFVKTWCIVHIRTMLRKF; encoded by the exons ATGCAGTTATATCACCACCCATTCTCATTGGACAGCCAAAGAGTGAGACTTGCTTTGGAGGAAAAAGGCATTGATTATACATCATTCCATGTCAATCCTGTAACAGGCAAGAACATGGATGCCTCATTCTTCAGGATGAATTCGACCGCAAAACTCCCGGTTTTCCAGAACGGCGGCCATGTCATTTTCGACACGATTGAGATCATTCA ATATTtagaaaaaattgcaaaagtcTCATCAGGCGATGAGAACATCCCATTAAGCAGCAGTGAAGTCATTGAATGGATGCATAAGATACAAAAATGGAACCCCAAGTTTTTCACACTTTGTCACATCCCAGAGAAGCACCGTCGTTACGTCTCTAAATTCCTAAGGCAGGTGCTCATTGCTCGAATGGCAGAAACTTCTGATTTGGCAGCTGATTATCACAAGAAGTTAAAAGAAGCATATGAGACGGAAGAAAAGTTGAAAAACCCGGATGTTTTGAAACAGGACAAGGAACACCTAATAAGACTTCTTGATGAAGTTGAAACACAGCTGAATGAAACGGCATATTTAGCCGGGAAAGAGTTTAGCATGGCAGATGTGATGCTCATTCCGGTGCTCGCACGGTTAGTGATCTTGAATTTGGAGGATGAGTATATAGGTGGCCGGCCGAACATGGCTAAATACTGGATCATGGTGCAGCAGAGGCCTAGTTATAAGAAGGTGATTGGGAAGCATTTCTGTGGCTGGAGGAAGCACAAAACATTCGTGAAAACATGGTGCATAGTTCACATCAGAACCATGCTAAGGAAATTCTGA